A stretch of DNA from Acidobacteriota bacterium:
GATATCGGTCAGCACCTCGTTGCTTACGATGTTCACCAAATTGCTGACGATCGTTCGGTTGATCTCCTTTCCGTCGTCAACTATCTTCTGCGTCTGTTCAAAAATGTCGAGCAGCATTGTAGCTGCCGCGTCGCTAATGCCGCGGTCGGCCAGCTCTTTTGCGACGCCTTCGGCGCCGATCTTGTCGATCTTGTCGATCGCAACGAGCGCATCGCTATGCTTTTCGGTAGGAACGCCCGCGGTATCGAGTATGTCCGCCAGCACCTCGCGGTGGTTCAAACGTATGGTAAAATCCGCAAACCCAAGCCGGCGAAGTATCTCAGTAACCGCCATTATCAACTCCGCCTCGACCGTCATCGACGACGAGCCGATGGCGTCAACGTCGCATTGATAAAATTCGCGAAAGCGGCCGCGGGCGGGGCGGTCGGCACGCCAAACGGGCTGTATCTGGTAACGCTTGAAGAACTTCGGCAGGTCGTTCCGGTGATGCGCGACAACGCGGGCGAGCGGGACGGTCAGGTCGTAACGCAAGGCCAAATCAGAGAGTTGCGAAGTTTCGAGGTTGCGATGTTGCGAAAGTTCGTCAGCTTCGGAACTTCGCAACTTCGCAACCTCGGCCAACTTTTCCCCGCGTTTCAGGATCTTGAAGATAAGCTGATTGCCTTCCTCGCCATATTTGCCCATCAGGGTCTCGAGGTTCTCGACCGCGGGTGTTTCGAGCGGCTCGAAGCCGTAGCTCTCGTAAACCTCTTTGATGATGCCGATAACGTATTCACGCTTGCGGACATCGGCGGGGAGAAAATCGCGCATGCCGCGCGCCGGGTTGGTTTTGGACATAAACGATAGTTTACCGCAGAGACGCACGGTAAGGATAACAACGGATATACGCAGATTTCCGCGGATTCCAGAAAATATTCTGGCAATCCGTGTTGATTCGCGTTAATCCGTTGTTCGCTAATAGTGCTTCTTGAGTTCGACGTAGTTTTGCCAGAAGCGGGGGAGGTCGGCGAGCTCGGCCTTGGTCAGCGGGCGTTTTACTCTTGCGGGCGAGCCCATGACGAGCGAGCCGGGCGGTATCTCGGTTCCGGGCGTCAGCAGCGAGCCGGCGGCGACCAGCGAATTTGCCCCGACGCGGACGCCATCGAGCAAGATCGCCCCGATGCCGATCAGGCAGCCCGTTTCGACATAGCAGCCGTGAAGCGTTACGCGATGGCCGACCGTAACCTCGTGTTCGAGAATGGTCGAGTGCGTCTTTGAGCTGACGTGGATAACGGTCGCGTCCTGGATGTTCGTCCGGGCGCCGATGCGGATAAAATTCACATCGCCGCGGACGATGGACCCGAACCAAATGCTAGCATCCTCGCCGACCTCAACATCGCCGATAACGATGGCATCATCGGCAATGAACGCAGTTTCGTGGATTCTTGGCTCGACGCCGTTAAACGTTTTGATCGACATGACGAACCTAGCTTAGTCGAGATTGCGCCCGATCACCATTGACGCATTGATTTCCACGATCTCGAACGTTAAGAAGAGCTTTTCAACAATGTCGATGTTCGATTCGAACATATGCATGAGCGAGTCGTTGTTCAAATTGCCTGCCGAAACAAAAAGCAGCTTGCGGGGTGAATGCGTCAGTAACTTGAGGCTTAGGAAATCTGAGTCCTTTGTGACAACAATTCGACCGTCGGAATCAGCAATTCTCGCGACCGAGTCGTCCGCTGTCCGGTTTCGCTCAGGCAGATCAAGCGTATGGATCGAATCATGTCCGATAGAGCAAAACCAGTTGCTTAAACGACGCGGCAATTGAGCGTCAACGATCAGTTTCATCACGCCGCAATAGCTTCAGTTATGCTCCCTAATTTCGAAAGCCTTGTCGCGAAATACAAAGCGGCATATATGTCCTCTTTCTCGAGATCCTCATAGTCCGCCAAGATCTCTTCAGTGGTCATACCTGACGCCAATAGTTCCAAGATCAACTCGACCGGATAACGCATATTTCGGATGGTTGGCTTGCCGAAACAAATATCCGGATTCATCGTTATTCGCTTTAGTAGGTCCTCGGATTCCATAGCAATAACTTACCACAAATGCGCGCGTGCGGTTTCACTATTTTCCCAGCTTTCGCCGCAGCATTGAAACCACCTGCTCGACCTCGCCGATCCGGAGAAGCTTGGCCGCGACGAGGAAGGTAACGCCGCCGAGGCCGATCGGGACAAAGGCTTCGAGGAGCCGCGAGATGAAGGTCTCCGCTGCGAAAAGACCGGAGATGTATTGATAGCTCAAGTAGCAGACGACGGACATTGCCGCTGATGCGATTGCGATCTTGACGAGTGCGGCAATGATGTCGCGGCCGTTGAGGCGGCCGATCTTGCGGCGCATTAGCATCGTAAGCGCTATGAAATTTACGAGCGCCACGGTCGAGGTGGCAAGGGCGACGCCGACGTGGCCAAAGCCGTTCGGCCGCTCGGGCGAGACGCCGACGGTCGAGAGCAACTGCATCAGGCCGAAGCTCGACGGCACATGGACAATGATCGACGCGAGCGAGATGTACATTGGCGTCTTTGCGTCGTCGAGAGCGTAAAACGCGGGCGAGAGAACCTTGATCGCTGCGTAGCCCGCGAGCCCGATCGAATATGCTGCCAACGCCCATCCGGTCATGTTCGTGTCGAAAGCATCGAACTCGCCTCGTTGGTATATCAGGCTGATGATCGGGTCGGCGAGTACCACGAGCCCGCATGCCGATGGAATGGCGAGCAGAAATACCAGCTTGATCGCGTCGGAAAGCGTTGAGCGAAACTTCGTGAAGTTCTCTTCCGACGCTAGCCGCGACAACGTCGGGATAGCTGCTGTTCCGATCGCGACGCCGAAAACGCCGATCGGGAACTGCATCAGCCGAAACGCGTATGAGAGCCAGGAGGCTCCGCCGTCGATGCCCGATGCGACTACCGTATCGACCAACACCTTTACCTGTATCGCACCGGTACCGATGATGGCCGGGCCCATCAGACGCATCACGCGGCGGACGCCTTCGTCGCGGAAGTTTAGGTTCAGCGAGAATCGGAATCCGACCTTCCAGAGCGATGGCAGCTGTATCAGGAACTGGGCCGCGCCGCCGACGATGGTACCGATCGCCATGCCGATGATCGCCCATTGAGCCGCATCGGCGGGAATCGTAAGCTTGTCGGTCGAGCGATCCCACGAACCGCCGCTGAGCCAGAATGCAAACGCGAGTCCGAAGATGATCGACGCGATGTTGAACGCGGTCGACGCCGATGCGGGTATCCCGAATTTTCCCTTCGTGTTCAGTACGCCCATCGCCAATGCCGCCAACGCGACGAGCAGGATGAACGGGAACATTATCTGCATCAGCGTGGTGG
This window harbors:
- a CDS encoding DUF5615 family PIN-like protein, whose protein sequence is MKLIVDAQLPRRLSNWFCSIGHDSIHTLDLPERNRTADDSVARIADSDGRIVVTKDSDFLSLKLLTHSPRKLLFVSAGNLNNDSLMHMFESNIDIVEKLFLTFEIVEINASMVIGRNLD
- the hisS gene encoding histidine--tRNA ligase — translated: MSKTNPARGMRDFLPADVRKREYVIGIIKEVYESYGFEPLETPAVENLETLMGKYGEEGNQLIFKILKRGEKLAEVAKLRSSEADELSQHRNLETSQLSDLALRYDLTVPLARVVAHHRNDLPKFFKRYQIQPVWRADRPARGRFREFYQCDVDAIGSSSMTVEAELIMAVTEILRRLGFADFTIRLNHREVLADILDTAGVPTEKHSDALVAIDKIDKIGAEGVAKELADRGISDAAATMLLDIFEQTQKIVDDGKEINRTIVSNLVNIVSNEVLTDIGHVLTFAGDCPVQLDPSLARGLSYYTGAIFEINVPDLAGSLGGGGRYDGLIGMFGKEQIPACGFSLGLERILVVMEERGMFPPEIADSTPADVMVTIWSEETVAESLKLAAELRSAGLRATVYPEPDKFGKQMKYADQIKVPYVAVLGESEIAEGKVTLKNMKTGEQEPVDRDQLVLTSPRKKIPN
- the murJ gene encoding murein biosynthesis integral membrane protein MurJ; the protein is MAQTDQEPVESESPEQLADPSTAEEAADVPPEKQRSVARSAGIVSIAVMFSRVLGLVRETVFAKYFGAGFLYDTFIVGFRIPNLLRDLFAEGALSAAFVKVFTDYQLKNSEKEAWRLASLVFNCLAVVLGVITIIGILLSPLFVKLITYNYLGDPNHYYPAEKAALATTLMQIMFPFILLVALAALAMGVLNTKGKFGIPASASTAFNIASIIFGLAFAFWLSGGSWDRSTDKLTIPADAAQWAIIGMAIGTIVGGAAQFLIQLPSLWKVGFRFSLNLNFRDEGVRRVMRLMGPAIIGTGAIQVKVLVDTVVASGIDGGASWLSYAFRLMQFPIGVFGVAIGTAAIPTLSRLASEENFTKFRSTLSDAIKLVFLLAIPSACGLVVLADPIISLIYQRGEFDAFDTNMTGWALAAYSIGLAGYAAIKVLSPAFYALDDAKTPMYISLASIIVHVPSSFGLMQLLSTVGVSPERPNGFGHVGVALATSTVALVNFIALTMLMRRKIGRLNGRDIIAALVKIAIASAAMSVVCYLSYQYISGLFAAETFISRLLEAFVPIGLGGVTFLVAAKLLRIGEVEQVVSMLRRKLGK
- a CDS encoding gamma carbonic anhydrase family protein — translated: MSIKTFNGVEPRIHETAFIADDAIVIGDVEVGEDASIWFGSIVRGDVNFIRIGARTNIQDATVIHVSSKTHSTILEHEVTVGHRVTLHGCYVETGCLIGIGAILLDGVRVGANSLVAAGSLLTPGTEIPPGSLVMGSPARVKRPLTKAELADLPRFWQNYVELKKHY
- a CDS encoding DUF433 domain-containing protein codes for the protein MESEDLLKRITMNPDICFGKPTIRNMRYPVELILELLASGMTTEEILADYEDLEKEDIYAALYFATRLSKLGSITEAIAA